The DNA region TAGGGCTCGAGTTCGTCGTACCGGAAGGGCCAGGCCGCACCCGAATCGCCGGCGATCTCTGCGCTCGGAGCGAAGTCTTCTTCGCGAAACCTCAACGACACCCCGCCGTAGAAGACCGATGGTCCTCCCACGCAAAACACGCTGCCGATCTGCGGTTCCCAGCCGCTGTCCCCGCATCTGTAGGCGCTCTCTCTCGAGTACTGGGGCGTGAACGGCATGCTCGCGGCCGGGTCCCGATTGTCAGGCCCGCGGGGCACCCAGTCCCCGCGCTCGAGCATCAGGACACGCCATCCCGCCCGGACCAGGCGGTGCGCGGCCATTGCACCTCCAAAACCGCTCCCGATGACGAGGGCGTCGTACATGCCACTCCACAGTATTGCGACGACATTGACCGGAACCGAAGCGAGAACCAAGTGCCGGCTTGGCGACGACGGAACGCGTCGCCGCCGCCGGTATTATGCGTTTGAGCAGGCGTCGAGTAAAGCGGACAGCCTGACCGCGCCGCCCTGGTACCGCTCCGCATTGACGGAAGGAACAAGAGCCCCGCTGGCGTATGCTGTCTGGCGGAGGCCGTCTCACTTACGCCGGTCCTGGCCTCAGAGCACTGTCTTCCATGTCCGATGTCATGCGAATCCAGCCGTTTGCGACGCAACTCGCCCGGATTCTCATGGAATACGAGCGCCACGGCTCGATCTTCGACATCCCCGAATCAATGTTCTACACGCCGGCGCCGAATGCGCCATTTGCGGTGCCGGATCTGTTCGGCCGCCACCTCGCGACACCAGTGGGACCCTCGGCCGGGCCGCACACCCAACTCAGCCAGAACATCATCTCGGCCTTCCTCTGCGGCGGCCGATTCATGGAGTTGAAGACGGTTCAGGTGCGGGACCAGCTGACGATCCCTCGTCCCTGCATCGACATGACCGACGAGGGCTACAACGTCGAGTGGTCCCAGGAGCTCACCCTCGATCAATCGGCACACGAGTACATCGTTGCCTGGGCCATCGTACACATCCTGCCCCGGCTGCTCGGATGGGACCGCCAGTCGAGCAGTCCGTCTGGCGGTCCTGGTGTCATCTTCGACATGAGCGTCGGCTACAACTTCGAAGGCATCACCAGCCCCCGCATGACGCACTTCCTGGATGTGATGGCTGACGCGTCCGGCCAGATCGGCCAGATCACTGATTGTCTGCGTCGCCAGTTCCCACGATTCTCCGATATCGAGATTCCCGCCCGCATTGTCAGCAGCGTCACCCTCTCGACGATGCACGGCTGCCCGCCGGACGAGATCGAGCGCATTGCCCTCTACCTGCTGGACCAACGGAACCTCCACACCGTCGTCAAGCTCAATCCCACCCTGCTCGGCCGCGACGAGGTGCGTGACATCGTCAACGGCCAGCTGGGCTTTATCGAGATCGAGATTCCCGACGCCGTGTTCGACCACGATCTGCACTACGACGGGGCCGTTGGCCTGATTGCCAGGCTCAAGCGCGCAGGAACGGAACGAGGCCTGACCTTCGGCGTCAAGTTGAGCAACACGCTGGCCACGCGCAACCACACCGGGCGGTTGCCAGGCGACGAAGTGTACATGTCCGGTCGGTCACTCTATCCGGTGACGATGAAGCTGTTCGACCGGTTGCTCCATGCGTTCAACGGCGAACTGCACGTTTCTTACTCGGCGGGCGTCGATGCGCTCAATGTCGCCACCGTTCTGTCGTGCGGTGCGCTGCCGGTGACCGGGTGTACCGATCTGCTGAAGCCGGGAGGCTATGCACGCCTCACCGACTGGCTGGCGCACGCCGGCACGGCGATGAACGCCGCCGGGGCGACCAGTGTCGCAGATTACTCGCAGGATCGGTTGTCCAACGTCGGCCGCGCCGCCACCGAGGCGCTCTCGAATCCGCGGTACAAGAAGAACGCGTTTCCACACGGCCTGCCGAAGGTGGCATCAGGCCTGGGGCTATGGGATTGCGTCGTCGCTCCGTGCGTCGAAGCGTGCGCCGTGGAGCAGGATGTGCCCGAGTACGCGTGGCTCATTGCGCAGGGCGATTACGACCGGGCGCTCGAGGTCATCCTGGCCCGCAATCCGCTGCCTGGGGTCACCGGCTACGTGTGCACGAGGGTGTGCGAGACGCGGTGCACCCGTAACGACTACGACGAGACCGTCGCGATCCGCGCGTTGAAGCGAATCGCCGAAGAACGCGGGCACGCGGAGTATGTGTCAAGGTTGGCGGCGCCGACCGGACGGCGAGTTGCGATTATCGGGAGCGGCCCGTCCGGTCTCGCCGCAGCCGCATTTCTCGCGCTCAATGGCGTGCAGGCGACGATCTTCGAATCGAAGGGTGTCGCCGGCGGAATGTTGCGCATGGTTCCGCCATTCCGCCTGCCGTCGGAGATCATTGAGCGGGACATCGGCCGGATCATCGCGCTCGGCGTGACGATCGCGCTCAACACGAGAATCAGCGGCCCCCCGGAGGAGTTGCTCGCGCGAGGGTTCGACGCGGTCTACCTTGCCGCAGGGTTTCAGCGCGATGCGCCGCTGGACGTGCCCGGGGTCGATGGCGCTGGTGTCATTCCCGCCCTGGCCATGCTCGAACGTGCGCGGCGCGGGCAGGCTGTGGCGATAGGGAAGCGCCCCGTCATCATCGGCGGCGGCGACACGGCGATGGACGCCGCGCGCACGGCGCAGCGACTTGTCGGCAGTCCGGTCACGATTTTGTATCGCCGCACGCGCCCGGAGATGCCCGCTGCCCCCGAGGAACTCGACGGCGCGCTCGAAGAAGGCAATCGCCTCGAGGAACTGGTGGCCCCGGTGGAGATCCTCCGCGATGGCGCCAGCGTCATCGGCGTCCGG from Acidobacteriota bacterium includes:
- the ygfK gene encoding putative selenate reductase subunit YgfK yields the protein MSDVMRIQPFATQLARILMEYERHGSIFDIPESMFYTPAPNAPFAVPDLFGRHLATPVGPSAGPHTQLSQNIISAFLCGGRFMELKTVQVRDQLTIPRPCIDMTDEGYNVEWSQELTLDQSAHEYIVAWAIVHILPRLLGWDRQSSSPSGGPGVIFDMSVGYNFEGITSPRMTHFLDVMADASGQIGQITDCLRRQFPRFSDIEIPARIVSSVTLSTMHGCPPDEIERIALYLLDQRNLHTVVKLNPTLLGRDEVRDIVNGQLGFIEIEIPDAVFDHDLHYDGAVGLIARLKRAGTERGLTFGVKLSNTLATRNHTGRLPGDEVYMSGRSLYPVTMKLFDRLLHAFNGELHVSYSAGVDALNVATVLSCGALPVTGCTDLLKPGGYARLTDWLAHAGTAMNAAGATSVADYSQDRLSNVGRAATEALSNPRYKKNAFPHGLPKVASGLGLWDCVVAPCVEACAVEQDVPEYAWLIAQGDYDRALEVILARNPLPGVTGYVCTRVCETRCTRNDYDETVAIRALKRIAEERGHAEYVSRLAAPTGRRVAIIGSGPSGLAAAAFLALNGVQATIFESKGVAGGMLRMVPPFRLPSEIIERDIGRIIALGVTIALNTRISGPPEELLARGFDAVYLAAGFQRDAPLDVPGVDGAGVIPALAMLERARRGQAVAIGKRPVIIGGGDTAMDAARTAQRLVGSPVTILYRRTRPEMPAAPEELDGALEEGNRLEELVAPVEILRDGASVIGVRCVRNELGESGADGRRNPKAIPGSEFVVPCDTVIVAVGQRPELTFLDGSQVTRHAKGGVVVDHATRCAGPDRVYAGGDMVVEPGSIITACADGRKAAESICDRLGVPFAQPSSRPLRLSAQDIIDVKAVRAQRIHQFKPNLTPAAERVSFTLVESTIAAAAARREALRCVQCAALCDKCVEVCPNRSNYTFAMRPVRWTLPVVGADGGRLVVTGSEEFIIMQDRQILHVDDFCNECDNCQTFCVHHGRPYADKPRLFLDAGVFAAESSNAFHIDGDAIRRRESGRESSLLVGNDTFMFEDARLEVVLSRDWRIRSMIAKVPFEGTCSFRSAAEMAVLYEGVGAALPFLLIR